A window of Paraburkholderia megapolitana genomic DNA:
GCGTCGAGACTTCCGCTAGCGGTAGCAGACGCGAGTCCTCGAGCGCCGCCGTGCGGTGCCCGATTCCGGCTAGGTAGGGCGCGTGAGACGCGGGTGTCGGGAACGCGGCGACGTCGTTGCGCATCGCGAATGCGCGCGCGGCGTCATGAGTCGGTTCGAGATAGCGGGTGGGTCGAAGCCCGTTGAGCAATGGGCCTCAGGGAGGTCTGGCATGGAAGGCTCCGGTCGATGTTCGGTGTGAATGCGCGAATAATACCCGGGTTAAAGCGGATATAAATATTATCCGGGTATTATTCGTCACCGTTATCGACACGTGGCTGCTCCTATGCCAGTTCGCGGTTCACTGCGGCGTTTGTTGTTTCTGCAGATATGCCCGCACGTCGCTCATCGACACCCGCCCGGTATGGCCGCTGTCGATCGCATCGAAGTGTTCGGCGACGTAGCCGAGACCATCGCTTTGCGCCTGCGCTTTCGTGATCGACGCGCCGTTGCTGAGCGCCGTATTGGCGCCGAGCTGCGCTTCGACCCGTTGCTGCGCCTGCTGCTGCAGGCTCGTACCGGTGGACGGGAGTACCGCCGGCACGCGGTTTTGCGGGAAGAACGGGCCGTCGACGCCCCCTCGTCCCTGGGGCAGCGTCACCGGCGCCACCGCTTGAGGCGGCAGCGCATGGGCACAACTGATGACCGCACCAAGCACGATCAACGGCGAGATACGCCGCAACAATCCAGTAAGAGACATGATCACTCGCATCGCATGGGTGAGCCGGGGGCTCGTAACAGGCAGTATCCCACCATCGCTCAGGGCGCGGCGGCCTGGGTAACCGGCGTGCTGCCGGTCGGTGTGCTGGCCGCCGCCTCGTCGCGCCATGCACGAGGCAGGGTCCACAGCGTCAGCGCACCCGGAATCGGTCTGCCTTTATAGAAACGTGCGAGATCCGTTGCCATCTGCGGGCGGCCTGTGTCATCCAGATAGGTCATATGTCCGCCCTGGAAGAAGCTGACCTGCAGGTTCGGATTCAGACCCGGCACGGTCTGCAGTCGCGCCAGTTGCTTCTCGGTATTGAAGAACGGTGCCGCCAGATCGTAGAAACCGTTTTCCGAGTACACCGCGAGCTGCGGATTGAGCGTCAGCGCGCCGAGCAGATCAGGGATCGTATCGGCCAACGCCTGTCCGGCATGCGAGTAATCCCAGCTGAAGATGATGTTGCTGTTAAACGGCACGTAGGCCGCGTTCGGCGCTGTATAGCCGAAGTAGTCCGGCATCTGGGTGGCCAGTGCGTTCGCGAATGGCGTCTCGACCAGGATGTCCGATGGGTCGGCATCGGTCTGCAATCGCGGATCGGAAACTGGCAGCGACACACGTCCATCGTATCGACCGATCTTCGAACCGGGTATCAGACTGGTCGAGTAAGGCGTCGCGTTGAAGTAGCCTTGCAGCGCCTGCATCGTCAAGCTCGACGGTAGTTCCCACGATTGCAGCGTCTGCGTAGAGGGGAACACCGGCGTACCGAGGGCATTGGGCGCACCGATCTGGCTGAGCGTCCACGACTGCGAATAGTTTTGCAACGTGCGGTATTGCGCCGTCACGAACAGTTCCACCTGCAGTGCATACAGGCCCTGATCGATCGGTGCCGGTGAAGCCTGGTCGTAGTACGCCGCGACCTCCGCATAACTCGGCAGGTAGCCGGCCAGAGTGTCCGTCGCGAGCGCGAGACCTGCGGGGAAATCCTCGATGGCGGCGTCCGTTGCATCGGCGAACAGATTCAGGATCGACGATTGCAGCACGATTCCCTTCAGGTGTACGCCGGCGGATTCGAGCGCCAGTGCCAGCGTATCGGTACGCGCCGTGCCGTACGATTCGCCGTAGAGATACAGCGGCGACGCGCTGCGCTGGTTGACCGCGATATAGCGCTCGATGAAGTCGCGCATGACGTTGACATCCGAATCGAACGTCCAGAACGTCTTGTTCGTGTTCGGCAGGACCGCTTCGGAGAGCCCGGTGCCCGGCGGGTCGATGTACACGAGGTCCGTCGTGGCAATCAGACTGTCCGCGTTGTCGACGCGGGGATAGTTCGGCCAGTTGCCGAACAGCGGGTCGGGCGTGGCGACGCGCGTTGGCGCGAACGAACCGAGGTGCAGCCAGATCGCCGACGACCCCGGGCCGCCGCTATAGATGAAGGTAACCGGTCGCGGCGCGCCGTTCGTGCTCGGCGCGGTGTACGCGAAATAGGACATCGACGCTTCGGGATTGCCATTTGCATCCGTTGCGCTCAGATGGCCGGCAGTAGTCGTGTAGTTGACCGTGGTCTTGCCGGAGGTCCACTGGTGCTGCATGACGGCAGCCTTCTCGGAGACCTGCGATGCAGCGAGACCATCGGTCGCACCCATCGAATAGGCCACCGGATCGACATACGGTTGATTGCCGGTTGGTGAACTGGACTGCTGGCTAGCGGTCTGCTTCAGGTTCGCGGCGCTGCCGGATGATGAACTCCCGTCTCCTGCGCCGCATCCCGCGAGTGCCATGACGCCGATCGCCATCGCACCCAGTACAACCAATCGGCCGTGCCGGCGATTGCCGCTGTTAGTACCGTTCCTGTTTCGTTTCATCCTTATCCCTGGTAATAATGTAAGGCGCATGAAGTGCCAATTAGTTTTCGAAAATCGGATCGTTTGTCGCAGTTTAAGTTGAATTAAATTCCTGCTTTCGACGGTATAGAGAGTGAGCGAGGTAGTGAGATTTCTTCGGATCACCCGGATTGCAGGAGATATGCATGTGGAATAATCAAGCACGAAGGCTAGAATCCCACAGAAGAAGACTCAAAGACCATCTGTGTCAGGTCGTGAAATTTTCGGTGAATCATATTCAGGATTTATTATCGAGCCATAAATTTGTGTAAATGAATATTTCTTGCGATACGCTTTCGAGGAAATTTATAAATCGTAAAGTTTGAAGAATTTATGACTTCACGGAATTGGAATTCCCATTAAGTGCAGATTGACTATTCAATAAACATAATCCGGCACGCGATGCAATTCCGGTTGTCGATGTGCAGTGCGGGGTAGCGGACGGGTTTCGCGTGCGATCGATATAACGATTGGTCGCTTTGGCGACGGTGCATCCGTTGCTACGATGGCCAGCTGGTTCGCGAGGCAATGACGCCGATGACAAAGATTCGCAACACATCCCCCAATCCACCCACCTCACGCGGCCGCCGCCGTTTGCTGGGCGGGCTCGCAGCAAGCGGACTGATCGCCGCGCGGCGCGCCGGCGCAGCAAACCCGACGCTCGAGGTCGCACCGTGGAGCCGTATTCCGGGCGCCCCGATACTCGAACACCCTTACGGATTGCCGTCGCTACATGAGTCCGAGGTCGTGCGCCGTAGTGCGCGCACGTGGCCATTGCCGGGGTCCGCTTCATCGATGACGCCGCTAGCGGATCTATACGGCACGATCACGCCGAATGGCCTTGTTTACGAGCGGCATCACGGCGGCGTGCCCGATATCGATCCCGATCGGCACCGCCTCGCGATTCATGGCCTCGTGCGCGAACCGAAACTGTTCACGATGGACGATCTGGTCCGTCTTCCATCCGAGTCGCGCATTCATTTCATCGAATGTTCGGGCAACACCGGCAGCGAGTGGAATGGACCGAGCGGCCAACCGGTGCAACTCACACACGGTTTGCTCTCGTGTTGCGAATGGACGGGCGTGCGCCTGTCGACCTTGCTCGAAGAAGTTGGCGGTCTGTCGACGTCGAACGGTGCACGCGGCGGCTGGATGCTGGCCGAGGGCGCGGATGCCGCGGCGATGACACGCAGCTTGCCGCTCGAACGCATTCTCGATCGGGCGCTGGTCGTCTATGCGCAAAACGGCGAGCGCCTGCGTCCGGAAAACGGCTATCCGTTGCGCCTGATCGTGCCGGGGTTCGAAGGCAATACGAACGTCAAATGGCTGCGCCGCCTGAAGTTTGTCGATGCGCCGTTGCAGACTCGCGAGGAAACCTCGAAGTACACGAGCTTGATGGCAGACGGCACCGCTCGCCAGTTTGCGTTCGAGATGGATGCGAAGTCGGTGATCACGAGGCCGTCGCCAGGACATCGCCTGACCACGCAGGGCTATTACCCGATTAGTGGTCTTGCGTGGTCGGGGCGCGGTGCGATTCGCAAGGTCGAAGTATCGACGGATGCGGGCGCGACGTGGCAACTGGCGCGCCTCGACGGGACGCCGCGCGATCGCGCGCTCACGCGCTTTCAGGCTGACTGGCTCTGGCAGGGTGCGCCCGCGGCGATCCTGTCACGCGCTACCGATTCGACCGGTTACGTGCAGCCCACACGCGAAGCACTGGTCGCCGCACGCGGGCTGAATTCGCAGTACCACTACAACGCGATTCAGCAATGGCGTATCGATGCGAGCGGCGAGGTGCGCAATGCGTAATTTCTTGCCGCGCAGGCTTCTGGCTGGCCTGCTTGTCATCGCAGGTTCGTTTGTACCGGGCGCCTATGCAGCGCACGACATCGGCACGCCACTGTCGGAGCAGGACGTCGCGCCATGGAACATCGACGTTGCGCCCGATGGCCGCGGCCTGCCCGCCGGCAGCGGCGATGTCGCGACAGGGGCGCATGTGTTCGCAGCTCAGTGCGCCGCATGCCACGGCGCGCAAGGACAAGGTTTGATCGGCGACGCGCTGGTGGGCGGGCAGGGTACGCTCGCGGGCGCGAAACCGAAGCGCACGGTCGGCAGTTACTGGCCGTATGCCACGACCTTGTTCGACTATATCCGCCGCGCGATGCCGTACAACGCGCCCGAGTCGCTATCCGCCGACGACGTGTACGCCGTTTGCGCCTTCCTGCTCAACCAGAACGGCATCGTCCCCGCGGATACGCGCCTCGATGCGCAGTCGCTACCGGCGGTGAAAATGCCGAACCGCGGCGGATTCGTCGTCGATCCGCGACCGGGGCGACTGTGAGTTGCGGTGACCGTTTTACTGCTGCAAGCCCCAGCGGCGCACGGTAATCCGCTCGAGCGTATCGAACACCAGATGCTCGATCAGCAGACCGATCACGATAACCGCCGCAAGCCCAGCGAAAACCCGATCCGTATACAGCTCGTTGCGGTTCTCGAAGATGTACCAGCCGAGACCGCCGCTGCCCGAACTCGCGCCAAACACGAGTTCGGCGGCGATCAGGGTGCGCCATGCGAAGGCCCAGCCGACCCGCAAGCCGGAGAGTATCGACGGTAGCGCGGCCGGTATGAGAATCGACAGGACGTGACGCAAGCCCGTCAGACCATAGTTGCGGCCCGTCATGCGCAGCGTCGCCGGCACCGCCTGGAAGCCCGCGTAGGTATTGAGCGCAAGCGGCCACAACACCGCGTGCACCAGCACGAACAGCAGGCTGCCGGTGCCGAGACCGAACCACAACAGCGCGAGCGGCAGCAAAGCGATCGACGGTAGCGGATTGAACATCGCGGTCAGCATGGTCAGCAGATCGCGACCGATGCGGGTCGAAACCGCTAGCGAAGTCAGCACGAACGCGAATGCAACCCCGAGCAGATAGCCGCGCAGCAGTACCGACATCGAGTTAGCGGTTTTTTGCAGCAACTCGCCGGACAGGATGCCCTGGACGAATGCATTGAGCGTAGCGGTGAAGGTTGGCAGCAACAGATCGTTGTCGACTGCACGCGCCGCGAATTCCCATATGACCACGAGCACGAGCGCAATCAGCGTCTTGCGCAACCAGGTCTGCGCGAAAATCCGTTTGCCGAGCGGCAGCGGTGCATCGACAGCGATATCGCCGAGCGGCTCGAGTGGGTGTTCGTATTCTTCGCGAACGGGCGGCAGCAGCCTGGCAGGCGAGTTCATTGAGCGGACTCCGTTGGTTCGAACAGCAAGCGATGAATGCGCTCGGCGCTGCGCTGAAAATCGCTGCGCCCGGTACTGTCCTGCGTGTATTGATGACTGTTGACCTCAGCTCGCACCCGGCCCGGATGCGGCGACAGCAGCAGAATTCGGTTGCCGACAATCAGCGCCTCCTCGATCGAATGTGTGACGAACAGCAGCGTGAAATTCACCTCTTCCCACAGACGCAGCAGCTCTTCCTGCATCTTGCGACGGGTCAACGCATCGAGCGCTGCGAACGGTTCATCCATCAGCAGCACGCGTGGCTGCATTGCGAGCGCACGCGCAATCGCTACACGCTGCTTCATCCCGCCCGACAAGGTATGCGGATACGCCTTCGCAAACGATGCAAGCCCAACCTTGTCGAGGTAGTGCAGCGCACGTTCGCTGGCTTCGGCACGCGACAGTTTCCTCGCCACACGCAACGGAAACACGACGTTTTGCAGCACCGTCTTCCATGGCGGCAACTGGTCGAACTCCTGGAACACCACGATACGGTCGGGGCCGGGTGCGTGTACCCGTTGGCCATCCAGCGAAATGCTGCCGGAGGTCGGTTCGATAAACCCAGCAACCGCTTTGAGCAGTGTCGATTTACCGCAGCCCGATGGACCGAGCAGCACGAAACGATCGCCGCCGTAGACGTCGAAACTGACCTGATGGGTTGCACGCACGATCCGTTCGCGGGTGCGGTATTCGAGGTTGACGCGGTCCACGACCAGGAGTTTTTCGCTGGTTTGCGCAGGCGCTGCGATCTGTGCCGGATCGTCGCCGTCGGGTGCACTTGGCACATCGGATGCAGCGGGAAATAAAAGCGTGGGATTGGCCACCATCAGATCGGTCCAGGTGAGTAGGTCAGGCTGGAATGCAGGCGCAATGTCAGCTTCCTGAGGCCGTAGCAGGGTCTTCGAAGAAGTAATCCTTCCATGACTTCGGTTCGTTTTTGATCGCGCCGACGCGATACATGAACTGCGCCAGTGCGAACGTATTCTGCGGTGCGACCTTGAACTGCACCTGCGGATTTTTGATCACCTTCAACAACAGGTTGCGGTCGATCTTCGACTGGTTCACGCGGATATAGATGTCGGCAGCGGCGTCCGGGTTGGCCGTGACAAAGCGCGCCGCGTCGGCGAGCGCATCGACGAACGCGCGATACGTCTTCGGGTTGGCGTCGCGGAATTTCTCGGTGGCGTATAGCACCGTCGCCGAACTCGGGCCACCGAGTACGTCGTAGGAACTCAGCACGATGTGCGCTTTCGGATTGCCTGCGAGTTCCTGCTCCTGAAACGGCGGATTGCCGAAATGCCCGGTGATCTCCGTGCCGCCGGCGATGATCGCGGCGGCCGCATCGGGATGCGGAATCGCCTGCGTAAACCTGTCGAGGCGGTTGTAGTCCTTGTCGCCCCACTGTTTCGCCGCGGCGAACTGCAATACACGCGATTGCACCGACACGTTGACCGCCGGGACTGCGATCCGGTCTTTCTCGGTGAAGTCGGCAATCGTTTTCACGTTCGGGTTGTTGGAGACGAGGTAGTAGGGCAGATTGCCGAGCGAGGCAACGCCCTTAACGTTTTGTCTGCCGTGGGTACGATCCCAGATCGTCAGCAATGGACCAACGCCTGCTCCCGCGATATCGATGGCGCCGGAGAGCAGCGCGTCGTTGACCGCCGCGCCACCCGACAGCCTGATCCAGTCCACCTTGATGTCGAGTCCCTGCTTGCGTCCCTCGCTCTCGATGAATTTCTGGTCGCGCGCGACGTTCAGCAGCAGATAGACCACGCCGAACTGCTCGGCGATGCGGATCTGCCCTTCGGCGCGTGCCGGTGCGGCAGCGATGAGGCTTGCCGTTGTACCGATTGAAATCGTGAGCAGGGTTGCGATGACGCGACGCGCGAAAGACGACGCAAACGCGGTCGGGAGAAGAGTGAACTGCATCGATACTCCGGTCAGCATGTGAATGAATCGAGGCGAGCTTGCCGTCCGAACGGCATGTCACCTTTCTTCGTTCAGCCGGAGCGTAGACGCCAGCCCGTGGGTCGGGGCGCGATGCGCCAAATCTACCGGCGCACAGGGGCGAGGGCAACGAAGCAAATCGGATACGTTTATCTGCTGGAGTGATAAACCCGATGCTGTACCGGAGATAGCGAGGTGCCAGCGGCGCTTCGTCGTCCTCCAGGCGATCTGGTATAAATGTCGCCCAAACACGGGCGATGCCAAACGGGCATCTCATAATCATATCGACGGGGACAGGAAGTAATGGACAAGCACCGCATCGCAGTGCTGGATGACGACCCCGAGGTACGTCACTGGCTGCAAGGTTTGCTGGAGGAAGCGGGGTTCGCAGTTTCGGCGGTCGAGAACGCGTCGAGCATGCAGGCGCGCTTGCAGGCAGCACCGCATTCGCTCGTCATTCTTGATCTGAAGTTGCGCGGGGAGGACGGCCTGACCGTCGCCCGTGAACTGCGCCGCCAGTCGGACATGCCGATCATCATGATCAGCGGTCTTGGTGACGAGACCGACCGGGTGCTGGGTCTCGAGACGGCCGCCGACGATTTCGTCACCAAGCCGTTCTCCGGGCGCGAACTGCTGGCGCGCGTGCGCGCACAGTTGCGGCGCACAACCGAGCTGTCGATGCCGCGCCCATCCGGTGCGCTGACAAGTGGGCCGCGCTTTTCGTTCGGCGGCTGGTTGCTCGATCTGGCGGCCCGCACGCTGAGCCGCAACGGCGACGAATGCACGCTCACCCAGGGCGAATTCGCGTTGCTTGCCGCGATGGTGCAGCAGCCGTCGCGCATCTGGTCGCGCGACCAGTTGCTCGAACACACACGCGGCGTCGATATCGATGTCTATGACCGAACGATCGACGTGCTGATCCTGCGCCTGCGTCGCAAGATCGAGCCGAATCCCGGCCAGCCGGTGTATATCCGGACGCAACGCGGCGTCGGGTATATGTTCTCGGCCGCCGTAACCCGGCTGTAGTCCGATGTGGGCCGCCCTGAAGGCTCGTGCGTTGCCCGTCAGCGTGCGTGCCAAGCTGGTCGCGACGTTTCTCGTCCTGTTCGGCATCACGCTTGCCGTGGTTGGCGTCGGCGTGCTCGGGATGCGGGCGAATCAGGACGCACTCGACGAATACGAGGCCAACGTCGTGCCGGAGATCGCACGGGCGCTAGAACTTTCCGACAAGGTCGCCCAGCTCGCCGCCGTCGCACCGGGCATGACACTCACCGATTCATCGGATCTGCTGCATAACGACGCCGAGCTGCTGAGCGGGCTGCTCGGCGACATCCGGCGGCTCTCGCCTGGTCTGTCGAAGCAGGCTGCCGACAATCTCGCCGTAACCGACGAACTCGATGCCATCGATCAGGACCTCGCGCGCCTGCTCGTCGTCTCCGCCCGGCAGCGGCAACTGCGCGAAGAGCTCGCCGGCCTGCGCTCGACCACCGATCAGATCGGCGACGCGATCATGCGCAGAAAAAGCGTGTTCGCGCAAAGCGCGCCGACCTTGCTCGAGGTGTGGGCACGCACGACGAGCGCGCTGCAGGCGGCCAATGCAGCCGAGCTCGGCGCGGCCGAGGGCGACAACGAGGCATTGTGGTTGCAGGTGACAGCGCGCGGCGAGGATGCACGCCAGCCGCAACTCGCCGAGGCGCTCGCGCAGGTCGACAACGGCCCGCGCAACGCGTTCGCGGTGCGGCGCGAGTTCCTGTCGAGCGAGGCGCAGACCAGCTATCTCGTGACGCTGCTGCGCGGGCATTCCGATCACCTGAGCGGCAAGGCGGCCCGCTACGTCGAGCACCTGCGGCAGATCGCGCGGGAGCGCAGCGACGAGGTGCGCAAGGTCGCGCTCTCGAGCCTCTCCGGTCTCCTGCTGCTCGCGATCGCGGGCGTCGCGGTCGCGCTTGTGGGGGTCGCCTATGTGAACCGGATTCTGCAGAAGCTGCAGGCGATGACGCGCGTCATGGGGCGCCTCGCTGCCGGCGATACGTCTGGCCAGATTCCCTCCACGCACCGGCCCGATGAAGTCGGCGAACTGGCGCGCGCGTTCGAGATATTCCGCACCAACCTGCTGGAAAAACAGCGTCTTACGCAAGGCATGGAAGCGCAGCGCCGGTTGCAGGAATCGGTGCTGAATTCGATGAACGACGGCGTGTCCGTGCACGACGCTCACGGGCGACTGATCGCCTGGAACCCGACCTTCGCGACCTTGCTGGGATGCGCACCCGAGGTGCTCCATCCGGGCACACCGCTCAATGTGCTGCGCCGTCTGGTGGACCGGCCGGCTCGCTGGCGGCAGGTATCGCACAACAGCGCCACCTATACCGTGGACGGCGCGCGGATTGCCGCGTCGGCGGAATTTCATATCCGCAACCAGCGCATTCTGGAGTTTCACAGTCAGCCGCTGCCGGATGGCGGCTGGGTCGCCGTGTGCCGCGATGTAACGAGCCGGCGCGCAGTGGAGGCGGAGTTACGGCAGGCCCAGAAGATGGACGTACTCGGCCAGCTAACCGGCGGCGTTGCCCACGATTTCAATAATTTCCTCGTGGCGATTCTCGGCAATCTCGAACTGTTGCTGCCGCGTTTGCAGACCCAGCCCGAAGCGCTCGTGATGACCGAACGCGCGCGTCGCGCGGCCGAGCGGGCGTCGCGCCTGACGCGGCGGCTCCTCGCGTTCGCCCGGCGACAGCCGTTGCAGGCGGAGCGCATCTCGGTCGAAACGATGCTGCTCGACATGCTCGATCTCGTCGAGTATTCGGCGGGGGCGCAGGTCAGCGTTGCGCTCGATTTGCCTGGCGTGCCGTTGTGGGTCAATGTCGATCGCGGGCAACTGGAGAATGCCGTGCTGAATCTGGCGCTCAACAGCACGGCTGCGATGCCGAATGGGG
This region includes:
- a CDS encoding 2-oxoglutarate dehydrogenase, whose translation is MSLTGLLRRISPLIVLGAVISCAHALPPQAVAPVTLPQGRGGVDGPFFPQNRVPAVLPSTGTSLQQQAQQRVEAQLGANTALSNGASITKAQAQSDGLGYVAEHFDAIDSGHTGRVSMSDVRAYLQKQQTPQ
- a CDS encoding S10 family serine carboxypeptidase-like protein encodes the protein MKRNRNGTNSGNRRHGRLVVLGAMAIGVMALAGCGAGDGSSSSGSAANLKQTASQQSSSPTGNQPYVDPVAYSMGATDGLAASQVSEKAAVMQHQWTSGKTTVNYTTTAGHLSATDANGNPEASMSYFAYTAPSTNGAPRPVTFIYSGGPGSSAIWLHLGSFAPTRVATPDPLFGNWPNYPRVDNADSLIATTDLVYIDPPGTGLSEAVLPNTNKTFWTFDSDVNVMRDFIERYIAVNQRSASPLYLYGESYGTARTDTLALALESAGVHLKGIVLQSSILNLFADATDAAIEDFPAGLALATDTLAGYLPSYAEVAAYYDQASPAPIDQGLYALQVELFVTAQYRTLQNYSQSWTLSQIGAPNALGTPVFPSTQTLQSWELPSSLTMQALQGYFNATPYSTSLIPGSKIGRYDGRVSLPVSDPRLQTDADPSDILVETPFANALATQMPDYFGYTAPNAAYVPFNSNIIFSWDYSHAGQALADTIPDLLGALTLNPQLAVYSENGFYDLAAPFFNTEKQLARLQTVPGLNPNLQVSFFQGGHMTYLDDTGRPQMATDLARFYKGRPIPGALTLWTLPRAWRDEAAASTPTGSTPVTQAAAP
- the soxC gene encoding sulfite dehydrogenase gives rise to the protein MTKIRNTSPNPPTSRGRRRLLGGLAASGLIAARRAGAANPTLEVAPWSRIPGAPILEHPYGLPSLHESEVVRRSARTWPLPGSASSMTPLADLYGTITPNGLVYERHHGGVPDIDPDRHRLAIHGLVREPKLFTMDDLVRLPSESRIHFIECSGNTGSEWNGPSGQPVQLTHGLLSCCEWTGVRLSTLLEEVGGLSTSNGARGGWMLAEGADAAAMTRSLPLERILDRALVVYAQNGERLRPENGYPLRLIVPGFEGNTNVKWLRRLKFVDAPLQTREETSKYTSLMADGTARQFAFEMDAKSVITRPSPGHRLTTQGYYPISGLAWSGRGAIRKVEVSTDAGATWQLARLDGTPRDRALTRFQADWLWQGAPAAILSRATDSTGYVQPTREALVAARGLNSQYHYNAIQQWRIDASGEVRNA
- a CDS encoding c-type cytochrome translates to MRNFLPRRLLAGLLVIAGSFVPGAYAAHDIGTPLSEQDVAPWNIDVAPDGRGLPAGSGDVATGAHVFAAQCAACHGAQGQGLIGDALVGGQGTLAGAKPKRTVGSYWPYATTLFDYIRRAMPYNAPESLSADDVYAVCAFLLNQNGIVPADTRLDAQSLPAVKMPNRGGFVVDPRPGRL
- a CDS encoding ABC transporter permease, which produces MNSPARLLPPVREEYEHPLEPLGDIAVDAPLPLGKRIFAQTWLRKTLIALVLVVIWEFAARAVDNDLLLPTFTATLNAFVQGILSGELLQKTANSMSVLLRGYLLGVAFAFVLTSLAVSTRIGRDLLTMLTAMFNPLPSIALLPLALLWFGLGTGSLLFVLVHAVLWPLALNTYAGFQAVPATLRMTGRNYGLTGLRHVLSILIPAALPSILSGLRVGWAFAWRTLIAAELVFGASSGSGGLGWYIFENRNELYTDRVFAGLAAVIVIGLLIEHLVFDTLERITVRRWGLQQ
- a CDS encoding ABC transporter ATP-binding protein; translation: MVANPTLLFPAASDVPSAPDGDDPAQIAAPAQTSEKLLVVDRVNLEYRTRERIVRATHQVSFDVYGGDRFVLLGPSGCGKSTLLKAVAGFIEPTSGSISLDGQRVHAPGPDRIVVFQEFDQLPPWKTVLQNVVFPLRVARKLSRAEASERALHYLDKVGLASFAKAYPHTLSGGMKQRVAIARALAMQPRVLLMDEPFAALDALTRRKMQEELLRLWEEVNFTLLFVTHSIEEALIVGNRILLLSPHPGRVRAEVNSHQYTQDSTGRSDFQRSAERIHRLLFEPTESAQ
- a CDS encoding ABC transporter substrate-binding protein; the protein is MQFTLLPTAFASSFARRVIATLLTISIGTTASLIAAAPARAEGQIRIAEQFGVVYLLLNVARDQKFIESEGRKQGLDIKVDWIRLSGGAAVNDALLSGAIDIAGAGVGPLLTIWDRTHGRQNVKGVASLGNLPYYLVSNNPNVKTIADFTEKDRIAVPAVNVSVQSRVLQFAAAKQWGDKDYNRLDRFTQAIPHPDAAAAIIAGGTEITGHFGNPPFQEQELAGNPKAHIVLSSYDVLGGPSSATVLYATEKFRDANPKTYRAFVDALADAARFVTANPDAAADIYIRVNQSKIDRNLLLKVIKNPQVQFKVAPQNTFALAQFMYRVGAIKNEPKSWKDYFFEDPATASGS
- a CDS encoding response regulator; translation: MDKHRIAVLDDDPEVRHWLQGLLEEAGFAVSAVENASSMQARLQAAPHSLVILDLKLRGEDGLTVARELRRQSDMPIIMISGLGDETDRVLGLETAADDFVTKPFSGRELLARVRAQLRRTTELSMPRPSGALTSGPRFSFGGWLLDLAARTLSRNGDECTLTQGEFALLAAMVQQPSRIWSRDQLLEHTRGVDIDVYDRTIDVLILRLRRKIEPNPGQPVYIRTQRGVGYMFSAAVTRL
- a CDS encoding PAS-domain containing protein; amino-acid sequence: MWAALKARALPVSVRAKLVATFLVLFGITLAVVGVGVLGMRANQDALDEYEANVVPEIARALELSDKVAQLAAVAPGMTLTDSSDLLHNDAELLSGLLGDIRRLSPGLSKQAADNLAVTDELDAIDQDLARLLVVSARQRQLREELAGLRSTTDQIGDAIMRRKSVFAQSAPTLLEVWARTTSALQAANAAELGAAEGDNEALWLQVTARGEDARQPQLAEALAQVDNGPRNAFAVRREFLSSEAQTSYLVTLLRGHSDHLSGKAARYVEHLRQIARERSDEVRKVALSSLSGLLLLAIAGVAVALVGVAYVNRILQKLQAMTRVMGRLAAGDTSGQIPSTHRPDEVGELARAFEIFRTNLLEKQRLTQGMEAQRRLQESVLNSMNDGVSVHDAHGRLIAWNPTFATLLGCAPEVLHPGTPLNVLRRLVDRPARWRQVSHNSATYTVDGARIAASAEFHIRNQRILEFHSQPLPDGGWVAVCRDVTSRRAVEAELRQAQKMDVLGQLTGGVAHDFNNFLVAILGNLELLLPRLQTQPEALVMTERARRAAERASRLTRRLLAFARRQPLQAERISVETMLLDMLDLVEYSAGAQVSVALDLPGVPLWVNVDRGQLENAVLNLALNSTAAMPNGGTLTLSAYRAAPASGSDSVPPAVVLAIDDTGCGIPSVLLHKVIEPFFTTRAAGEGSGLGLSSVYGFVRQSGGDLRIHSTPGQGTRVELWLPASDAPSHVGALSAEPPRTPMQMTDAHVLVVEDDADVRDTALAQFAALGVRADAVASGAHALQWLDMHGPVTLVLSDISLGASGSGIEFAAELARRWPLQQIALTSGLPPEVHQTHPAWNPDLPFIAKPFNLDTLAALLRRPARTAAVRYDVS